The window TAGGCGAGTCGGAAGCTCTTTGGATTTATACCAGAACGAAAGAAATAGGATCGTATCAGGGATGCTGCAGCGGGTCAGCAACATGGTCAACCACACGTGTCTCAGGCTAGTACTCACAAACCACCCTCTAGAAGGCCCAGCATAGCTCTGCAGGCAAAGAATCCTGATCTATTCTTGATAAATGCCTGGCAAGATGCGATAAGGCTCCAGCAAACCATCTGCACAGGAATCCAACGATCCGGCCCGACCCATTTGGAAATAAGTTGTGATGGAAGCTCGGCAAACAGGAAGGTCAGGAAAAATATGGTCTGGCCAGTGTTATAGTCGTTTGTGGTCATGTTGAGGTCGCTCAGCATATTGTCTGCATTAGCTTGGATGATATTTCCTCGATCCAGCTGGAGCGCGAAGAAGGTCACGCAGGCAAATGTGCAAACTCGGAGGTCAATCTGCATTCTCAGTCACGTTAATTGAGCCAAAGCAACGAAGACGGGTGGATTTAGGACAGACCTTTCTgacaatcttcttctcttcctcctcagTCCATTCAAAGTCGGGATCCCATCTGTGAATCCCTTCATATTCCGGAATGGGCTTGTAATAACGTGGGTCTTCCGTAGTGTCAAAGGTACTATCAATGTTCTTGTACTGCCCTCGGCGGACCGTACCCGGCAACGAGGTCGACGAATCCGATGTAGTTGAgacagcagccgcagccttGGTGTCCTCGCTATCGGGGATcgttttcctttccttctcgaccGTCATTGTGTCTCGTCTTGAGCTAGATTGGAGACTGGGTAGTACAGAGTGATCTAGCTATGGGAAGTGATGGATGGGAATCCAGAGCTATAAAGACAGAGCATGAGTAGAACCAATAATCCGCCCTCTATCATCACGCCATATTGTGGCACCTACGCTTGGTAGATGTGCTCTCTCGTTTCCCAGCGGATGATACCATGTTGCTGAAACATGATGCCAATTCATGAGATATGATGCACGGCGTGTTGAATCCGGAAGACCTAATTGACATCAAGCGCGCCGCCATGTGCTATGCATGTCCTGGGGTTCCACTTGACTGAGTGGAGAGAGTAGATTATGCCGACTGGACGTCAATTGCGCCCCTCGTGCTGATCTGAATCCAAATAAAGCTCAGTTGCCGAGACTGGTCCATCAGAGTTCTGTGCTTGCACGTATTAGATGTGCAACTGACGCGGTCTTTGCACAAAAGAGGGGCGTTGGGCTGAATCACGCAACACAGGATAAAGTGACGTTAGGATAGGCGAGTCTAAGTCGTCCTGGTTCGTCGAGACGTACGTTAGAGGGCCGCGTTCTGGATAAAACTCCTTCCCCATTTTTCACGTACTACGGGCGAGCCTGGAAGAAAGTTGAAGCCGTTTGCTTGCCTGCTGTTTGTCGGGGAGTTAAGAAGATTCCCCCACTTCATCTGGCAGGAGTTGAAATTGGCCCTCCTTTCCCCATACAACATGGCTAGTGCCTTCATTTTTAACGAACAGCCACAGCGGAGCTCCATATCGAGATCTTGATAAGATGTCATCCATACTATGATGGTAATGATTTGGCCAAAGGCGAAGAACATGCTCTAgatcctttttttttgggttcAGGTGAATTCCGGAAAAGCGTTGCGGAAAAGGCCATCACGCCATTACCAGCGGTCCTGACAACACCAGAAACGGGCCAAAAAGCGTATAGCCCCCTGGATCTGCCCTTGGTCCTGAGCAACCGGGGGGTTGCACGCCAGTTGATAAGCCTAAATTGGCCTCACCCGCGAGTCGCACCCGGCTATGAGTGGACGTCGCCATCGGCCATCACGCCATCTCCTGTCCACATAACGAACCATAGCGTCAAGTCAAAATGGAACAATTGATGGTTTCACTCGATAAGAACAACCCCGCAACGTGACGTTATTCCATTTAACTTCGGAGAAAAAGATGCCACTTTGGCATTCTGAACTGGGCAACTGGTGAAACCCCGCGGTCGTGTTGCCATCGGAACACTCGGCCGAGATGGGTATATATATTGACATGTTCTCACTCCCAGGGCAATGGGTCTAGCAGGCAAGCCAGATTCTACCACTGGTTTCTTTATTACAACAAAGAACGCAAAATGGCTCCCTCTCTCACCGAGACCACCGCGACACTCTCTCTCCGCGAGCCGGCAAAACAGATCCTCAAGACTGAGGGCGGCTCCAATAAGGAGAACTTGATCGGTTATAAGTACGACAGGGACGTTGAGATCAACGGCACCTCCACGCAGCCACCCGCCTCATTTCCCAACTATCTGCCCGTCTGGGATAACGAGACTGAACGGTATGTTTAACAATTAAGTTTAACGGTGTCCCATTGTCTAACATCCTAGCCAGATACGCGCCTCTGGAGCCATTCGAGCACTACGATCACGGCAAAGATGCCGACCCCAGCTTCCCAGATCTGCTGCCCAAGGGTGTGGCCGAAGTGGATAACATTTGCCCGTTCATCGGTTCCGAGGTGCACGGTGTTCAATTGAGCAAGCTCTCcgacaagggcaaggatCAGCTGGCCCTTTTCGTCGCTCAGCGCCGTGTTGTTGCCTTCCGAGACCAGGACTTCGCCTCACGGCCCATCCAGGAGATGGTTGATTACACCGGCTACTTCGGCCgacaccacatccaccagaCCTCTGGTGCGCCCCCAGGCTTCCCTCAGGTTCACCTCGTGCACCGCAGTGCAGAGGACCGCACTGGCGCCAAGTTCCTGGAGCAGCGCACCAACACGATCACCTGGCACTCGGACGTGACTTTTGAGTGTCAGCCCCCGGGCACTACTTTCCTGTACGTGCTGGACGGCCCATCCAGTGGCGGTGACACCCTCTTTGGCGACATGGCTCAGGCATACCGGCGCCTGTCACCCGAGTTCCGTAAGCGCCTGCACGGCCTGCGGGCTGTTCACTCCGGTGCGGAGCAGATCAACGCCAGTCTCAACGGCGGTGGTATTGCTCGCCGCAACCCTGTGACACACGAGCACCCCATTGTCCGCACGCACCCAGTGACCGGCGAAAAGGCGCTCTATGTCAACCCGCAGTTCACGCGGTACATTGTCGGATATAAGAAGGAGGAGTCAGACTTCCTCCTCAAGTTCTTGTACGACCACATTGCTCTGTCGCAAGATCTCCAGGCCCGCGTCCGCTGGAAGGCTGGCACTGTTGTGGTGTGGGATAACCGCCTGGCTGCTCACTCTGCGGTCTTTGACTGGGAGGATAGCCAGCGACGTCACATTGCTCGCCTCACTCCTCAGGCTGAGAGACCCTATGAGACTCCTTTCGAAGGCGAGGGCAACTGATCTCCCTGATATGATAAAGAGTACGATTCGAGTTAATGATATCCAATACTAAAACGAGCAATTTGAAAGAGACAGCTGCCTTTCACAGTGCAAATAATAAGCCTGTAGACGGAGGAACACTCACGTGTTGTAGGCCTGTCAACTGGCGCTAAACCTTTCATTGAACATCGTCGTCATACAGTGCTGCCACGCTTGAAACGATGTAATAACCCCACTTGCCATTCGTTGAATTTCCGAGTCGAGGGCGGTAGCATTTCGTTCATTTCTTTCAGAACATTCCGCACATCCGTGAAGACCTTGGAAGGCagttccagctcctcgagcgAAAGGGGCGTCACCTTTCCCAGTTCGGGGCTGAGATATCGGTTCACATCCTCCGTTTGCTGGAACAACACCTTCATGGCCTGCTGTGGTACGACGCAGTTGAGGGGGTTTGAATAACGCATATCGGGATTGAAGACCCAAAGCTGCCCCATGTCAATAATCGAGACAAAAATGTTAGTTTGTCTAAGAGAAACATACCAACAATCCCTCCCCCTGGCCGCAATGCACAATAAACCTTCGGGCGCTCTCCCTTTCGACCAATTCGAGCAGCTGCGCCGCGACAATTTTGTCTGTGCAGTGTGATTCCCAGCCATGGGAGGGGTTGATAGTCAGCCCCACGAACGCCTTGAGAAGTCGCCATCCATCGACAGTTTGATCTTCAATCCCTATGGTCGAATCACATTTCTCACATTGTAAGGTGATGCTGTCAGATGGCCGGGTAGTGGAactcgcttcttctttgttgCCCTGGAAGTAGGTCCGTGTAAGCAATCGGGTCGAATCCCAGAAGATAATACGGTCACAAGATAAAAACGGCAAGGTAAAGAGTGAAAGGGAGAATTAATCGCATTAATTGACACAGCTATTGCTTTAAAGTGTCCCTGGCCTTGATCACACCATCACCACTGGAAGGGTCCGCGAAGAACCGGATCGGTGTCGAAAAATGCAAAGGGCGCGCAAAATCGAGATTCAACCGGAATTCAAAACAGCCGGCCCAAATCCGTGACATCAAAAATCAAAGGCGAAATCCATCTGACAAGAGAGAATAACTGCACTCTGGTTTCCTAGACATGAATCTGTGACCACCAGCATGAAACTCGGCATGATATAAGCATTAATATAGGGCAATAGTATCGGAGACCACCCCATGGAAAAGAGATGGTCTCCTTCTGAGTTGCCCACCGAGAACAAAACAAGAGCAAAGCAATATGTagcgaaagaaaagaaagaacgaCACCTACCTTTTTTAATCCCACGCAGTCCGACTCTACGAGCAGGAACGTCGCCGCATCAATAAGCACAGTTCCTGGAATTGCAACGACTCGACTGGCGGCTCCATACCCCTTGAGCTGAGCGTTTTGGTCCTCTTTTCTGAGAGCAGTATTTTTCGTTCCATCCTGGTCGTCTTCATGAGGATCGGGCTTGTGGCAGTGCCAAAAGTCCATCATCTCGGCCCAATTGCCACTGGGAAGATCTTTCCAGATCCATCCCTCTGGTTGGCCaacatcttctccggtcTCGGAGGAAGACATCTTATCCTTCAGAAACATGTTCCCGCACCTCTGGCAACAGAGCCGGGTGGATAGTGACATGTCGGCCGCTGTCCAGGGAACATAGTCATCTATGAGATCATCTCGAGGCAACAACAGGGCTTCGTCAGATGAATCAACTTGCATCCTGAAAGAGTAGTCTTGACTGGTATCCGTGGACTGGGTGGATACTGGGGTTACAGCAGCTCCGGTACGTGCATTCACAAGTCGCCGGTACGCGTCACTGACATGCGCCGGCAGCTTGATAGTCTCAAAAACATGACTgaatggaggtggaagagagacCGTGGCATCTTTGCGTGAATCTGAAAGTTGAATCGCCGGGCGAATCCCTTCCAGCTCAGGAATTCGTGGCAGCGAAGCGTAGAGTGTTATCTGACGTATATTGGGAAGCAGCTCGGCGTGGAGCCGCAGGGACACGTTTGCATCTTGCGTCCCTGGTCTTATGGACATAGCCGGCTCGAAAAGTGTTGAATCTGGAGAATTGAAGGAGACATCGTGGAAGGAAACCACACTGATGTTTTGTggcaaacagtgcaaacatTGCTTTGCCTCACGTGATCTACAAAGTTGCCTGATTGAGCAGTCCATTGATTCATCAATATTTTTTAATCGAGTTGTTCCTAAATAGAATACTATGCAATTTAGAAGTAATATAAATCAATAAAGGAAGAAGGCATTTAAGGCTAATAACAGCGCTAGATCAAGGTCAGACAAACCCACTCCAGCCACTAAACTCATCTGCAAATTTAACAGCCGCCTTCAAAAAGAACTTTTCAGGATCACCCCAGGTAGACGCCGATTCTCTCAAGGCCCGGATCGCCTTGACATAGTGCGCATCCGTCGAAGACTCTGCGGTGATACTTTGGTTAGTCGCCCATTTCCAATCCCTCCCCTTCACATCAAAGTCCCGAATCCGGTCCAGATTGATCTCTGGCCGGAGCTGCGCAATATATACCGCCAACGTCAGGAGTAGCCACTGTCTGACGAGCGGGATCTGGAACTGCGCTGGGATCATCGGCAGCAAGACCCGCACAGCATGACTGGTCGTCAGGGTGTGAACGAGGAAGAAATCGTATTTCTCTCCGGAGTCGACATGCGTGGCGACCAGGAGCGCAGCGGCTAGTTCCTGGCTCTCGCGGAATTGTTCGACGGGGTTGTCGATTATCCATGCATTCCAGTGGTTCAAGAGCACGGCCTCGCGAGTGCGGAAAAGTGTGTCGAGATTGTCGTCACCTGGAGTAGCGAAGAGGCCATCCAGCTGCTTATCTGCCCTGATGCGGTTTATAATTTCAAAAAGTGATGACGTGTGGTAGGATGCCTCGATTTGTGATCGCACTGGATCGTCAAGGAATTTGTGGATGTCGTTGTAGCAGACTGCTGTAAGACCCAGGGCTTCCATTGCCACTTCACGGCTGGACATTTCAAATGCATATGCGAGATGGATTAACGGGTGGCCCACTGTAGATGACCATATTAGCTCAATCAAGTATGTAGACAGGCTTGCAGAGATGAGACATACGATCGGCTATTAGCGCGTTGAATATAGGCTCCTTGCCCGCGAAGAGATATTCTGACACCACTTCTTTCCAGTCATAGCTGAGACGGACCAGCTCGTCTTCAAAGTAGTCCACAAAGGCACGCTGGTATCTAAAAAGGTGATTTAGCAGGCTATAGAGACATAATTACGGAGTAAGGAGCGACACATACTCCCGACATCCCAGGTAGTCTCTCCAGTCATCAACACTAATTTCGCCAGGCGAGTCAGTCCATGGATCAAGTAACTTGGACTCGGTCTCATAGACACGAGTTAGACCATCCGCGTCTGCGCCCTGCAGGAAAGCGGAGCAGAGAATCTAGACAGTGATCAGCCATATAACTATGTCATTCAAACCAGCAATATAGGACGAACATGAGGAGCATGATTGTGGAATTTGCGGTTGTTCCACAAGATGGCGTGGTTGGCATGGTTCAGCTTGAGAAGATGCTTCAACGCGCGGGCAGGCTTCTCCTGGGCGGTCTCAATCTCGTGGACCTGAACCGGAGCCAGGTCAATACTATGGCCTTTCCCGGACGAGAAGATCTTGAACGACGGCAACGAAATCGAGAACATTGTCGTCGTTTTCACGGCGGGGCAAATGGATGTTAATCGAGGGGGTTGTCAGTCTCGCGTTAAGATGTGTTTGTTTAAGCCAGAATCATCATGGGGACAAAATCAATCATGACTGTTGCACAAGTTTCTGCATGGTCACCGTCGCATGTAGCTTGGGATTCGGTGCGAGAGCCGTTGCAGTCGATGGGGCGTGTTTGTTGGGTAATGGCGGCCTGAGGCACATGGTAATGACGTAATATCCGGCAGTTCTCCACCGCTTTAGGGCCTTCATAGATACGATAGGGCGGGCTTTTCATCGCTGACCTTTTTATGGGAGTCGAGCTGGCGAGGTCTGGAGATTACTTGATACTCCTCTAATAGTTTTAGCATGGAAGCACGTGGCTCGCTTTTATTTCCGGGATTATGGACCATTTTGTGTGCCACTCTTTGGGGGAATAAATTGAGGACAATTCTAAACTTGAAATTGATCCGCTATGCTAGCAATACATACCCACTAAACAGTTCCTAGTCATGTTTATTTCTCTTGGTCCATCAGGGGCAAAGGCTCGGCAGCGTTATTGCCGACCTCGCCGGACAGAACCTCCATCTGGATGCGAGGCCCGACAAAGTTCTTGCGGCCGTCCACAAACCATTGAATGGTCGAAATGATGAAGACAATCCCGAACGCAGCCACACAGTAGTCTGCAGAGCAGTCAGCGCTGGGAATACAATACGTGTCACAAATGGTGTTTACTTACTCATGTTGCTGCCGGTAGCGGGCAAATCGGgcgggaaaaggaagagaaccGTTGTCAGAATGACGTAGACCAGAGAGATCTAGAATAGAAAATTAGCATTTCCCATCGTGGAGGATGAAGGGGCCGTACAATGTTCAAGATCCAGCCAATAGCGTTGGGGAGGACGAATTTTCGTTCTGGAAGCATCTTGCGGCCGCGGAGGCAGTTGACCGCAATGGGAAGCCCATAGGCAAGATCCAGCAGGACCACTGATGCCGAGATAATGGCGTTGAAGGCGCTGCGATTTGTTAGTTTGGGATTGGTATAATAGGACTGGAGATTCTTACCTAGACGAGCCCAGGAAGATAAGGCCGAACACCGTGACAAGTCCTAGATTGAGATAGAGTGCATTCATGGGGACCTTCAGCTTAGGATGAACCttggaaaagaagggagaggCAGGAAGGCCACCATCACTGTCATGCTCGTGAGTATACTGGCAATACGAAGAAGGGGGCCACATACCGTGCAAAAGCGTAGATCATGCGACTACTAGTAGTCATGATTGTCGTTGCAGCGAAAAGCACGCAGACGAGAGGGAACCTTGCCATGAATCGTCAGTGTCTACATCCACAAAGTCCATGTATAGGTACTCACATCAAGAGGCAAATGGCACCGGCGTTGCTCTGAGTTGCATGCTTCAGAATTGCCAGAAGCGGTGTTGCCGTGGATTTGATAATTGGATCGATGGGACCAGCCACGAAaaggaggacgacgaggaagatcgTCCCAGTGACGACTCCAATACCAACACAGGCAATCATAATCTTGGGTCCCTCCACCGAAGGGTTGGGGATCTCTGCGGGAAAGTCAGACCAAATGATAGGAAAGAACGGTGGTATATTTGATAGTACCTTCGATCATGTGCGCAACGCCATCCTGCAAAATGGTCAGCGGCTGTTTATAAGGAAACTTCTCTTCAGGAAATTTCACTTACAAATCCAGTCACACCGAGACCTCCTTGCAAAAGCTATTCGGGTGTCAGAAGCGCTCACTGGGGTTTAGAAAATACGACTTACACCGAGCAGCCAAGCGATGCCATCAGGCCCTGGAGTAAGTCAGCTACTGGCATTCAGTCTCAAGTGATCGAATCAACATACAGCCTGTCTGGTTGATAAAGCCACGGAAAACAAAACTATACGAGTCAGCGCTGTACTGATGCATCCTCTGGAAGGTCAACATACTCTCCGGAATTGAAGTTAGGGGAAGCACACGAGAGAACCGTGATGCAAATGACGGCGAAGCCAGTCAGTGACCAGATGACTTGGGCAAAAATTAGTTTCCAGGCTAAATGACTAGAGGTGCGGCTTCTCACAGGCAGATTTGGTCACGTAAGGCAACACGTTGTTCATCACCGCGTTGACCACAAAGGCAATGATGTTGTAAGCCAGGTAGATCAGAAATTGATGCCAGCGCTGGGGTTCGTAGTGCTGCAGGCAGACATTAGAGACGAAAGTCCGGAAACTCGGAACCCTTCTTTACCTTATGCATGAGAGAAATCACGCCGACAATTAGCTCACTGCCCAGAAGCCCACCGGTGGCAACCAGGGCCACCCATCCCGAGCAATTGATCCAGCCAGTGATCCAGGACAGGATCGGCATCCAGTTTTCCCACGAAACTATTTGGCTCTTAGCGACGGTCCAGCGGCATGTTGACGAATAGCACGTATACTTACTGACTGTTGAACAAGAAAGGGATTCCGCCATCAGTCGCCACTCTCTCAAGTATTAAATCGAATGCCACTCACCAGAAACCCAATGGTATTGACCTCCCGCGCTAAAAAGATCTGTCAGCCACAGCAGCAATGGGACAATGGGGCAGCCGTCGACTAACGTAGGATAGGCCGAAAGGAACTCGGCCAGAGAAGCGGCCATGCAGAGGTTACAAATACCGGCGGTGATCAGACCTGCATTGTATCCGGTCAGCATTCTGTCTTCGCAAACAAATCCTCAGGCGCATACCCCAAACGACACTAACGCTGCCACCCGAAGGCAGACTGAGCGACAAACTCGCCGACAAGGCCGTCCATGACTATTCCGCAACCACTTGTCAATACCCATGTTTGTTTCCATCCAATTAACATCACATACGTTCAGAATCGCGAAGGCAAGACCCAGCATGGACCTATACAACACGCGAAAGCGATTAGTGCTGGCCAAGCAAGCCACCCGAGATCAAAACATACAACAGAGAGAAGTGGCGTTTTAGCTCCGACTTGTGGCCCATCTGCGCCAACTgggcatcatcttcattgtGGTATTCGTCTTTCATCATGGTCAAGAAAATGTGCTGTTCGAGCAGCACGGCGCAAAAAGAGATGAGCAGAAAAAAATCAGGAAATGGCAGCTGCGCAAACGAAATAAGAATCCTGTCAGCGCATGACGACAGAAGCTCGACGCGCACCTTCCCCCGTTGATCCGGGCGCATCCACCGCGGGGGCGGTCTCAGTTACTCAATCGATTTGGGGTAGATGGAGATGATAAGGGGCGTTATGTGTAGCGCAATTGGCTCGCGCCACCGACGCAACGGTGGTTGGGGCCAGTGGAAAGGAAGCAGCGCCATGGTGGATCAGGAGCAGGCACCCTTACCATGGCCGCCCCAGAGCTTATGTCAAGGCGCACCGGTGTGATTGGGCTGGGTGGAACCCTCAGGGCGGACAGTGTGGGGTCATCCATTGCAAACGGCAAACGCCTCCGATGATGGTTGGAGAAAGCCGGGGATGTTGCGGAGAGAATTGGAGTTCAGGGTCGTTGAACAATAGTAATAACTATGCAGGTACCATGATTGAACATGCGAAAAATTGCGATGTTCGTGTCTAGACACTGCGCTTGGCCATGCTTATCGCGCAGCCCCAAGGGACTAGTGGAGCCCGGGGGCCACTCACTTATCTTTTTCGTTCAAGGGAGATTCACGCAATCTTATTATGAAACTATCGGACGTGGATGGAGGTCTCGGTACTCGATTTAAGTTTCTGCAGTGGATCGGCAGGGGTTGGATGCCGGTGGATTCATTGGACCGGTTCTTAGATAAAATTCAGCACACAACGTGCGTGGAATATTCCATGGGCGCCGATCTTCGGAGATAATTCAGCAGGGACGATGATCAGGACAGAGAAGTTAATCTAGCCACGCAGCGAGATAGCAAGAGTAACCGGTGTAGTCATTATCTGCAACAGCTTTTGGTATCCTTCTGATCCACAACCGTGCCCGAGAGCATTCTCTATCTGGTTTTGAATCCATCCCTTAGCCCAGAGGACAACGAACCGAGAAAGGCACCCAAAAATCAAAAGTAAGGACTGAACAGATCAATAATCAATCATACATCCCCATCTCAAAGCACAGAGCCATAAGAGCCATAACGAAACAGACGAACTTCGATCTCGAAACACAGTGAACCCCGgcggaaagaagaaagaaaaagcaagaATCAAATATCGGTAATCAGCCACGTGTAGACGTGGGTGGGGTGACTGCCCTCGATCTCATACTCCTGTTCCATAGCCTTGTTCTCCATGCCGAGACGTTTACGACACATCAGCCAGCGCGCGCCCGGGCACTCACGC of the Penicillium psychrofluorescens genome assembly, chromosome: 1 genome contains:
- a CDS encoding uncharacterized protein (ID:PFLUO_000319-T1.cds;~source:funannotate), with the translated sequence MFSISLPSFKIFSSGKGHSIDLAPVQVHEIETAQEKPARALKHLLKLNHANHAILWNNRKFHNHAPHILCSAFLQGADADGLTRVYETESKLLDPWTDSPGEISVDDWRDYLGCREYQRAFVDYFEDELVRLSYDWKEVVSEYLFAGKEPIFNALIADLGHPLIHLAYAFEMSSREVAMEALGLTAVCYNDIHKFLDDPVRSQIEASYHTSSLFEIINRIRADKQLDGLFATPGDDNLDTLFRTREAVLLNHWNAWIIDNPVEQFRESQELAAALLVATHVDSGEKYDFFLVHTLTTSHAVRVLLPMIPAQFQIPLVRQWLLLTLAVYIAQLRPEINLDRIRDFDVKGRDWKWATNQSITAESSTDAHYVKAIRALRESASTWGDPEKFFLKAAVKFADEFSGWSGFV
- a CDS encoding uncharacterized protein (ID:PFLUO_000317-T1.cds;~source:funannotate) — translated: MAPSLTETTATLSLREPAKQILKTEGGSNKENLIGYKYDRDVEINGTSTQPPASFPNYLPVWDNETERYAPLEPFEHYDHGKDADPSFPDLLPKGVAEVDNICPFIGSEVHGVQLSKLSDKGKDQLALFVAQRRVVAFRDQDFASRPIQEMVDYTGYFGRHHIHQTSGAPPGFPQVHLVHRSAEDRTGAKFLEQRTNTITWHSDVTFECQPPGTTFLYVLDGPSSGGDTLFGDMAQAYRRLSPEFRKRLHGLRAVHSGAEQINASLNGGGIARRNPVTHEHPIVRTHPVTGEKALYVNPQFTRYIVGYKKEESDFLLKFLYDHIALSQDLQARVRWKAGTVVVWDNRLAAHSAVFDWEDSQRRHIARLTPQAERPYETPFEGEGN
- a CDS encoding uncharacterized protein (ID:PFLUO_000318-T1.cds;~source:funannotate), whose translation is MKQTEDVNRYLSPELGKVTPLSLEELELPSKVFTDVRNVLKEMNEMLPPSTRKFNEWQVGLLHRFKRGSTV
- a CDS encoding uncharacterized protein (ID:PFLUO_000320-T1.cds;~source:funannotate), producing MHKHYEPQRWHQFLIYLAYNIIAFVVNAVMNNVLPYVTKSAFIWSLTGFAVICITVLSCASPNFNSGDFVFRGFINQTGWPDGIAWLLGLLQGGLGVTGFDGVAHMIEEIPNPSVEGPKIMIACVGIGVVTGTIFLVVLLFVAGPIDPIIKSTATPLLAILKHATQSNAGAICLLISRMIYAFARDGGLPASPFFSKVHPKLKVPMNALYLNLGLVTVFGLIFLGSSSAFNAIISASVVLLDLAYGLPIAVNCLRGRKMLPERKFVLPNAIGWILNIISLVYVILTTVLFLFPPDLPATGSNMNYCVAAFGIVFIISTIQWFVDGRKNFVGPRIQMEVLSGEVGNNAAEPLPLMDQEK